The window AAATTTTTTCTTAACGTAACCCCCATTCTTTCAGCAAGTTGCCTCTATATTTTTCAGTAAATTGATCAATCCCGACCTGCCAGTGAGGCATTATGTTGCCCCCCTGCTCCTTTAACCTCCTGTTTTCAAGGATAGAATTGTGAGGCCTGACGGCAGGTGTCGGATAATCACACGTACTGCATGGAATGAGTCGGTGTTTCACATCCATCTTTTCCAGAAAATAAGTTGCTAACTCATACCAGGTACAATATCCCTCCGAGGTTGCATGAAAGGTCCCCTGTCCATCCATTTCGACCAATTTATTGATCTGGAGTGCCAGATGGTACGACCAGGTAGGAGAACCAAACTGATCGTCCACTACCTTTAATCTCCTTTCAGGCTCTTGTAAAGCGACTCTAAGCATGGTTCTCAAAAAATTGTACCCGTGAAGACCATACACCCAGGCAGTCCGGACAATCATGTGATTGCTGTTCACTCTTCGTACCGCAATTTCCCCTTTAAGCTTGGTTTTGCCATAATAAGAAAGAGGACAAGGCTCATCCTCTTCCACATAAGGTTCCGGGAGATTTTTTCTCCCATCAAAGACATAATCTGTAGAGATGTGGATCAATTTGCTTCCATGTTCACAGGCACTTAAGGCAAGTTTTTGAGTACCCTCTACATTTACTTTCCACGCCAGCTCTCTCTCTGATTCACAGGCATCCACCTTCGTAAAGGCTGCACAATTGACAACAAAATCAGGGTTGTTTTCATTGAAATACTCCTGGATTGTCTCCTGATTGGTTATATCCAGTTCCTTTGAATTGAGACCAACAACATCATGTGAACACTGTAAAACCTGTTTACAGTCAGTGCCCAACTGCCCATTACTCCCCGTTACCAGGATCTTCATAATTTTACCCTCAGTACACCCCAGGGGTCTCTCTTATTACTATTTCTTTGAGGAACCAGACTCATTCACGAATAAATATGTTGCAATTTTAAACACACACGTCATGGAAATCAATCAGGAAATTTCCTCAATCTTACTCTTGCTTTTCCTTCTGCTATGTCTCATAATATGAAAAACCTGCTCCTGGCTCACCAGCTTCTGAAAAATAAATCAGGGCAGGAATAATAAAAAGACTCACTCTTTTCCAATGCTGTGCATGAAAGAGAGTGCGCTTGCATCGCGAAAAAAGCTGATTGGTAGGAGAGCACGAATGATCAGAAAACCATTTCTTCTCAAGATTTATGAAGCTGCCAGTATGCAGAGGTGGAATGACCAGATACGCCCTGTGGAGCTGACTGAATTAGATAAACAGGCACACAAAATGATAATCACATACGTCCTGGGAAAGTGTGAAGAGGAGAATAAAAACCCAGATTTTGACTGGGTAGAGATTATAGAAGGTGGAATTTTTGAATTCTTACAACGTATCATACTTACCGATCTAAAACCGCCGTTATTTCATAAAATAAAAGAAAACCGGGAAAAGTATCATCAACTCAATGAATGGGTATATGATAAAATAAGTTCTGTAATCTCTCCATTCGGCGAGGAATTTTGTAAGCGATTCAAAGACTACCTTATGGAAAGAGAAAAAAACATAAACAGCAGGATCCTTAACGCCTCCCACTTCCACGCAACAAAGTGGGAATTCGATATAATAGAACGCTTCAATCCGAATGGGCATCTCATCGAAGAGATAAAGACCGATATTCAAAATAAGCAGAATAATTATCATGACTTGCAATGTATCCAGAAACTTTCAACCTTACCGCGATTACAAGATTTTCTCAACATTTGTGGTCAATTACGTTTTCAGATACGCTGGAGCCATCTTCACAGGGTACCAAAGACTTCTGTCCTGGGACATATGTTGATTGTTGCAATCTTTTCTTACCTGTTTTCGTTACAGCTGAATGCTGAAAAGAGAAGGTGTGTCAATAATTTCTTTACCGGTCTGT is drawn from Candidatus Scalindua sp. and contains these coding sequences:
- the rfbD gene encoding dTDP-4-dehydrorhamnose reductase gives rise to the protein MKILVTGSNGQLGTDCKQVLQCSHDVVGLNSKELDITNQETIQEYFNENNPDFVVNCAAFTKVDACESERELAWKVNVEGTQKLALSACEHGSKLIHISTDYVFDGRKNLPEPYVEEDEPCPLSYYGKTKLKGEIAVRRVNSNHMIVRTAWVYGLHGYNFLRTMLRVALQEPERRLKVVDDQFGSPTWSYHLALQINKLVEMDGQGTFHATSEGYCTWYELATYFLEKMDVKHRLIPCSTCDYPTPAVRPHNSILENRRLKEQGGNIMPHWQVGIDQFTEKYRGNLLKEWGLR
- a CDS encoding HD domain-containing protein — protein: MIRKPFLLKIYEAASMQRWNDQIRPVELTELDKQAHKMIITYVLGKCEEENKNPDFDWVEIIEGGIFEFLQRIILTDLKPPLFHKIKENREKYHQLNEWVYDKISSVISPFGEEFCKRFKDYLMEREKNINSRILNASHFHATKWEFDIIERFNPNGHLIEEIKTDIQNKQNNYHDLQCIQKLSTLPRLQDFLNICGQLRFQIRWSHLHRVPKTSVLGHMLIVAIFSYLFSLQLNAEKRRCVNNFFTGLFHDLPEVLTRDIINPVKRAVEGLKDLINEYEREEMERKIYRLMPEKWLPEMKTFTENEFTRIINPEGKLVRDGELLKAIDDLSAFIEVYLALKNGIHSESLEGAKYSIIEQYRHRTISGINFGQIYADFD